A single region of the Chryseobacterium culicis genome encodes:
- the gldJ gene encoding gliding motility lipoprotein GldJ, whose translation MKKLKLFSLIALSSTLALTSCGGSGTSKGGGTKKFVSKTGWKPNEKQGWFFAGKQQKQKGWPGMVYVEGGTFTMGLVKDDVMHDWNNTPRRMQVSSFFIGETEITNYEYREYLTWLKYVFPPSDPSFKEIYNGALPDTLLWDNKLARNDYNETYLRSPEFDYYPVVGVSWTQANRYCEWLSDRANEKALMQAGIIAKDLYINESNNQGGTAFNMDKFKSNDPEMQGYINEKRMQQKTGMKTTNQRLLAANRAPNSAMVQKFRLPTEVEWEYAALGMAKTREYNQYLGKKPEIERLRGTKGRDRGMFLENFKMGKGDYSGIAGWKNDGSAQTSDVRQYPSNDLGVYGMYGNVAEWTADVYRPIIDEDYNDFNYYRGNMPQAIVRNGDGTYKMIDEGTIKYDTLADGRLVYKGLPGQFERQTIADYRNYRDGDRQSSLEYYRASDSAAGFDMYNAPKKSFVVDGTGRVKLQKDTKERTSGISNEVRVVKGGSWQDTAYWLDPGQRRYKNQNRAYGWVGFRVAQDARTNDKSRTRR comes from the coding sequence ATGAAAAAACTAAAGTTGTTTTCATTAATAGCATTAAGTTCTACACTTGCATTAACCAGCTGTGGCGGATCAGGAACCAGCAAAGGTGGCGGTACCAAAAAATTTGTCAGTAAAACAGGTTGGAAACCAAACGAAAAACAAGGTTGGTTTTTTGCAGGAAAGCAACAAAAGCAGAAGGGGTGGCCTGGAATGGTATATGTAGAAGGTGGAACTTTTACAATGGGATTAGTGAAAGATGATGTTATGCACGATTGGAATAACACGCCTCGCAGAATGCAGGTAAGTTCATTCTTTATCGGTGAAACTGAAATTACTAACTACGAATACCGCGAATACCTTACATGGTTGAAGTATGTATTCCCACCAAGTGACCCGAGTTTTAAGGAGATCTATAACGGTGCTTTGCCGGATACCTTATTATGGGACAACAAATTAGCAAGAAACGATTATAATGAAACTTATCTGCGTTCTCCGGAGTTTGATTACTATCCGGTAGTAGGAGTTTCCTGGACTCAGGCAAACAGATACTGTGAATGGCTGTCAGACAGAGCGAACGAAAAAGCTTTGATGCAGGCTGGTATTATTGCTAAAGATTTGTATATCAACGAATCTAACAACCAGGGAGGTACTGCTTTCAACATGGATAAATTCAAATCGAATGATCCTGAAATGCAAGGGTATATCAACGAGAAAAGAATGCAGCAAAAAACAGGTATGAAAACTACCAACCAGAGATTGCTTGCTGCTAACAGAGCTCCTAATTCTGCAATGGTACAGAAGTTCAGACTTCCTACCGAAGTAGAGTGGGAATATGCAGCTCTTGGTATGGCTAAAACCAGAGAATATAACCAATATCTAGGTAAAAAACCTGAAATCGAAAGATTAAGAGGTACTAAAGGAAGAGACAGAGGAATGTTCCTTGAAAACTTCAAAATGGGTAAAGGTGACTACTCAGGTATCGCTGGATGGAAGAATGACGGTTCTGCTCAAACTTCTGACGTAAGACAATACCCTTCTAATGATTTAGGTGTGTATGGTATGTACGGAAACGTTGCTGAATGGACGGCTGATGTTTACAGACCAATCATTGATGAAGATTACAACGATTTCAACTATTATAGAGGTAACATGCCTCAGGCAATTGTAAGAAACGGAGACGGTACTTATAAAATGATCGACGAAGGTACTATCAAATATGATACTTTGGCTGACGGAAGATTAGTTTACAAAGGACTTCCTGGACAATTTGAAAGACAGACTATCGCTGACTACAGAAATTACAGAGATGGTGACAGACAATCTTCTTTAGAATATTACAGAGCTTCTGATTCTGCTGCCGGATTCGATATGTACAACGCTCCTAAGAAAAGCTTTGTTGTAGATGGAACTGGTAGAGTGAAATTACAGAAAGATACCAAAGAGAGAACTTCAGGAATTTCTAACGAAGTTAGAGTGGTGAAAGGAGGTTCTTGGCAGGATACAGCGTATTGGCTGGATCCGGGACAAAGAAGATATAAAAATCAAAACAGAGCTTATGGTTGGGTAGGATTCCGTGTTGCACAGGATGCTAGAACTAACGATAAGAGTAGAACTAGAAGATAA
- the porU gene encoding type IX secretion system sortase PorU — MRRKITLLSLIAFASTLYAQRNTIEWNGSKIQDFGDTKLNLPNFKNEGFSFSQNNVFIVTQQKIGEKQLKISDLVWEGVSNQDLFELDKGRLPDYDVADVSYYTLNGESYASISIALFKNIKGRVQRLSSFNVSEASSFINTTGTVNKIGTTANPLSSGNFYKIKVDKSGVFKITSQFLRDNGINPSSVNPKNFRIYGNGGVMLPEYNQDPRYGALQENAIQVVGEDDGVWNDNDYALFYAQGSDGYNLYDTSNGNGFKRHDTRFSERSNNVKNIYEDFSYYYINFDKGAGKRVPTVDGNLPAQMITRYDNYQVINKDQKNLLKVGRTWVEDTPFTNEKTVTLTTNSPIQANDVIRYRTQVVAYNSQQNTVDFKINNLNPHPLQVIPTDTSSYQYTFYPVTYSGTLTNLTGNQFTLVYNPDISKNPNGTFYFDYVEVQYKENLAFNGSQMNFRDYSIVSGSNTAYGFSISNAANIEQVWDVTDITNANRRVNKAGAGSFNFAYTAADQNFNNEFVAFRADAAFSPQFVGRISNQNLSAIQNVDYLILTVPEMMGQAQRLANYHQTHHNYKVEIVDINKIYEEYGSGSKDLTAIRDFVSKLNTPLGRLQYVFILGDASYDYKNRVPNNSNVVASYQSEQSSDYVSSFVTDDYIVMTKPQTTLLIENNLPDLPVGRIPAANASEAGDMINKTLAYYNSLQGQSSPFGDWRMRLDFVVDDNDEGGGPFHNVMNNSLVSIFEQPGQTDLKEYNVKKLYMDAFTAQSTSGGRRYPQVNQAISNAIGNSLYLFYFGHGGINGWAQERVLTSSEVQNANNFSNVYSRFPFVSTITCEFTLWDEPSTNSVGEQFIKMKQGGVSTMITSSRAIGVDYGRDFTNTFTQNIFKLTNDDFNSLGNAHLIAKKQKGPNSNHLKVNLLGDPAMKLSRPQRLLIIDNIETPVPGLIRGLDFVKIKGHINNPNGTLNNTFNGKVSINIFDKRLNKKTLNNSGVLTPVLDYTEEGSAIVKSAGTAVNGVFTAEFYVPKDINYAVGQGRILAYADNKSTDVFNNQAVQVGDINPNGINDNQPPKVKLYMNNTNFADGGITNQNPMLLACLTDDTGINSTGSGVGHDITVYLDGQIINTVVLNDFYAAGEGNGCLNPSLAEYQKGNVTYPFRNLAIGQHQLTFKVWDINNNSTTATLNFEVKDESDQHLTINRPLNWPNPFTNKTYIQFEHNCDDILDVNVQIYTITGRLVRTLSQPVVAEPFLQGFRTPRQAIEWDGRDDFGSTVAKGTYIFKIFAKSQNQEKCKGSATAVEKMVLLK; from the coding sequence ATGAGACGAAAAATCACTCTTTTATCTTTAATCGCTTTTGCATCAACACTTTACGCCCAGAGAAACACCATAGAATGGAATGGTTCTAAAATCCAGGATTTTGGTGACACAAAATTAAATCTTCCCAATTTTAAAAATGAAGGTTTTTCTTTCAGCCAAAATAATGTTTTTATAGTAACCCAACAAAAAATTGGAGAAAAGCAACTGAAAATTTCAGACCTTGTTTGGGAAGGTGTTTCCAATCAGGATTTGTTTGAGCTGGATAAAGGCAGACTTCCTGATTATGATGTAGCCGATGTTTCCTATTATACTTTAAATGGTGAAAGCTATGCCAGCATTAGTATTGCTTTATTTAAAAATATAAAGGGGCGTGTTCAGAGATTATCTTCATTTAATGTTTCAGAAGCTTCTTCTTTTATCAATACTACAGGAACGGTTAATAAAATAGGAACTACTGCCAATCCTTTATCCAGTGGAAACTTCTACAAAATAAAGGTAGACAAGTCCGGGGTATTCAAAATCACTTCACAGTTTTTAAGAGATAATGGAATCAATCCGAGTTCTGTAAATCCTAAAAACTTCAGAATTTATGGAAACGGAGGGGTAATGCTTCCTGAATACAATCAGGATCCAAGATATGGTGCTTTACAGGAAAATGCCATTCAGGTAGTAGGTGAAGACGATGGGGTATGGAATGACAATGATTATGCTCTTTTCTATGCACAGGGTTCTGATGGATATAACCTTTATGACACTTCCAATGGAAATGGCTTTAAAAGACACGATACCCGATTCAGTGAGAGAAGCAATAATGTTAAAAACATCTATGAGGATTTCTCTTATTATTATATCAACTTTGACAAAGGTGCGGGAAAAAGAGTTCCAACTGTTGACGGAAACCTTCCTGCCCAGATGATTACAAGGTATGACAATTACCAGGTGATCAATAAAGATCAGAAAAACCTGTTAAAGGTCGGGAGAACATGGGTAGAAGATACGCCTTTCACTAATGAAAAAACAGTAACGCTTACTACCAATTCGCCTATACAGGCTAATGATGTAATACGATACAGAACTCAGGTTGTAGCATATAATTCACAACAGAATACTGTTGATTTTAAGATCAACAATTTAAATCCGCATCCGTTACAGGTTATCCCTACGGATACATCCAGTTATCAGTATACTTTTTATCCTGTAACGTATTCCGGAACACTCACCAATCTTACCGGAAATCAGTTTACACTGGTTTATAACCCTGATATTTCCAAAAATCCCAATGGAACGTTCTATTTTGATTATGTAGAGGTTCAGTATAAAGAAAATCTTGCGTTCAATGGTTCACAGATGAATTTCAGGGATTATTCGATTGTAAGTGGAAGTAATACAGCCTATGGTTTCAGTATCAGTAATGCAGCTAATATTGAACAGGTATGGGATGTTACGGATATTACCAATGCAAACCGAAGAGTGAATAAAGCAGGAGCTGGTTCTTTCAACTTTGCCTATACCGCTGCTGATCAGAATTTCAACAATGAGTTTGTAGCTTTCCGTGCTGATGCAGCTTTCAGTCCTCAATTTGTAGGAAGAATTTCCAACCAGAATCTTTCTGCCATACAAAATGTAGATTATCTCATCCTTACCGTCCCTGAAATGATGGGACAGGCACAGCGACTTGCCAACTATCATCAGACTCACCATAACTATAAGGTAGAAATTGTTGACATTAACAAAATCTATGAGGAATATGGCAGCGGAAGTAAAGATCTTACTGCAATAAGAGACTTTGTCAGCAAACTGAATACTCCGCTGGGCAGACTTCAGTATGTATTTATTCTGGGGGATGCCTCATACGATTATAAAAACAGAGTTCCGAATAATTCAAACGTTGTTGCCAGCTATCAGAGTGAGCAGTCTTCAGACTACGTTTCATCATTCGTGACGGATGATTATATCGTCATGACTAAACCGCAGACCACACTATTAATTGAAAATAACTTACCGGACCTACCCGTGGGTAGAATTCCTGCAGCCAATGCAAGTGAAGCCGGAGATATGATCAATAAAACACTGGCTTATTACAATTCTCTTCAAGGACAGTCAAGCCCTTTCGGAGACTGGCGCATGAGACTTGACTTTGTTGTAGATGATAATGATGAAGGTGGAGGTCCGTTTCATAATGTAATGAACAATTCCCTGGTGAGTATATTTGAGCAGCCAGGTCAGACGGATCTTAAAGAATATAATGTCAAAAAATTATATATGGATGCTTTTACCGCTCAGAGCACCTCTGGAGGGCGAAGATATCCACAGGTAAATCAGGCGATTTCCAATGCTATCGGAAACAGTCTGTATCTGTTCTATTTCGGACATGGAGGAATCAATGGCTGGGCACAGGAAAGAGTTCTGACGAGTAGTGAGGTTCAGAATGCCAACAATTTCTCTAATGTATACAGCAGATTTCCATTCGTTTCTACCATCACTTGTGAATTTACATTATGGGATGAACCATCCACCAACTCTGTAGGAGAACAGTTTATTAAGATGAAGCAGGGAGGTGTTTCCACAATGATTACTTCCAGCCGTGCTATTGGGGTAGATTATGGACGTGATTTTACCAATACATTTACTCAGAATATTTTTAAATTAACCAACGATGATTTTAATTCGTTAGGAAATGCTCACTTAATTGCTAAAAAACAAAAAGGGCCAAACAGCAATCACTTAAAAGTAAACTTATTGGGTGATCCTGCTATGAAATTAAGCAGACCACAAAGACTTTTAATCATTGATAATATTGAAACTCCGGTTCCAGGACTGATAAGAGGGTTGGATTTTGTAAAGATAAAAGGACACATCAATAATCCAAACGGAACATTGAATAATACCTTCAACGGAAAAGTCAGCATCAATATTTTTGATAAGAGATTAAACAAGAAAACATTAAATAACAGTGGCGTGTTAACTCCGGTTTTAGATTATACTGAAGAAGGAAGTGCCATCGTAAAATCTGCCGGAACTGCTGTAAATGGAGTATTCACTGCTGAATTTTATGTTCCTAAAGATATTAACTATGCTGTAGGCCAGGGAAGAATACTAGCCTATGCAGACAACAAATCAACAGATGTTTTCAATAACCAGGCTGTACAGGTGGGTGATATTAATCCTAACGGAATTAATGATAATCAACCTCCAAAAGTAAAGCTGTATATGAATAACACCAACTTTGCAGATGGTGGTATTACCAACCAGAACCCTATGCTTCTTGCCTGCCTTACGGATGATACTGGAATCAACTCAACAGGATCAGGAGTAGGCCACGATATTACAGTATATCTTGACGGGCAGATTATCAATACTGTTGTTTTGAATGATTTTTATGCAGCAGGAGAAGGAAACGGATGTTTAAATCCTAGTCTTGCAGAGTATCAAAAAGGGAATGTAACCTATCCTTTCAGAAATCTGGCCATAGGGCAACATCAATTAACATTTAAAGTTTGGGATATAAACAATAATTCTACAACTGCTACGTTAAATTTTGAAGTTAAAGATGAATCTGACCAACACCTGACCATCAACCGTCCGCTGAACTGGCCAAATCCATTTACCAATAAAACATATATTCAGTTTGAACACAATTGTGATGACATTCTGGATGTGAACGTACAAATTTATACTATAACCGGAAGACTCGTAAGAACTTTATCACAACCAGTAGTCGCAGAACCGTTCCTACAGGGCTTTAGAACCCCTCGTCAGGCAATAGAATGGGACGGAAGAGATGATTTTGGGTCTACGGTAGCAAAAGGTACGTATATTTTTAAGATATTTGCAAAAAGTCAAAATCAAGAAAAATGCAAAGGAAGTGCTACAGCTGTAGAAAAAATGGTACTTTTGAAATAA
- the porV gene encoding type IX secretion system outer membrane channel protein PorV: MNLTTKLLLGFGLSAGFLGYSQDLGKVNPVLTGAPFLRIAPDARSGGMGDQGVVTSPDAFSQFWNAAKYPFSRTSSSVGLNYTPYMGKLTNDVFLLYASFHKFLGQEERSTISASIYYFNMGQVDLTQLVGTEIASMGTSKPNEFSIDVAYALKLSDSFSGAVTGRFIRSDLAGGFNTDTTLKAANSFAVDVSGYYTSPRFSSIGGYDGKVNAGIAIQNLGPKLDYTGNEESRSYLPTMARLGVGYDMYLDDMNRVGISVEGSKLLVPGSEYAGIDPNTRQPIYQIPNVGPMAGIGKSFKNKNSIMYSGALEYSYDNAFSVRGGYFHESEEQGARQFATAGVGLRYRSFGLDLSYLINMSKINSALDNTLRFGLTWNIGEETSNNDR; this comes from the coding sequence ATGAATTTAACTACTAAACTGCTTTTAGGATTTGGTTTGAGTGCTGGTTTTTTAGGCTATTCGCAAGATTTAGGTAAAGTAAACCCAGTTCTTACCGGAGCTCCTTTCCTAAGAATTGCACCTGATGCAAGATCGGGAGGTATGGGAGATCAAGGTGTGGTAACCTCTCCGGATGCCTTTTCACAATTCTGGAATGCGGCTAAATATCCCTTCAGCAGGACAAGTTCTTCCGTAGGTCTTAACTATACGCCTTACATGGGAAAACTTACCAATGATGTATTCTTATTATATGCTTCGTTTCATAAGTTTTTGGGGCAGGAAGAAAGATCTACCATCTCTGCAAGTATCTATTATTTCAATATGGGACAGGTAGACCTGACTCAGCTGGTAGGTACAGAAATTGCTTCAATGGGTACATCAAAACCAAACGAATTCTCTATTGACGTTGCCTATGCTTTGAAACTTTCTGATTCATTCTCCGGTGCCGTTACCGGTAGATTCATCCGTTCAGACTTAGCCGGAGGATTCAACACTGATACTACGCTTAAAGCAGCAAACTCTTTTGCGGTAGACGTTTCAGGATACTATACCTCTCCACGATTCTCAAGTATCGGTGGATATGATGGTAAAGTGAATGCCGGTATCGCTATTCAGAACTTAGGTCCGAAACTGGATTATACAGGAAATGAAGAATCAAGATCTTATCTTCCTACAATGGCAAGATTAGGGGTTGGATACGATATGTACCTGGATGATATGAACAGAGTTGGAATTTCTGTAGAAGGTTCAAAACTTTTGGTTCCAGGATCTGAGTATGCAGGAATAGATCCGAATACAAGACAGCCTATTTATCAAATCCCGAATGTAGGACCAATGGCTGGTATCGGAAAATCTTTCAAAAATAAAAACAGTATCATGTACAGTGGTGCTTTAGAATATTCTTATGACAATGCTTTTTCTGTAAGAGGAGGTTATTTCCACGAAAGTGAAGAGCAGGGAGCAAGACAGTTTGCAACAGCAGGTGTCGGCTTAAGATACCGTTCTTTCGGACTGGATCTTTCTTATTTGATCAATATGTCTAAAATCAACAGTGCATTGGATAACACTCTTCGTTTCGGTCTTACCTGGAACATTGGAGAAGAAACATCCAACAACGATCGTTAA
- the blaCHM gene encoding CHM family subclass B1 metallo-beta-lactamase gives MKNTIKNLFFVFFSFFILSCGSQNKESFKAKKMYESSNLIITQISENSFIHTSFKQTNDFGNVPCNGLIVTDHQEAIVFDTPTDDKSSEELIQWIKGKLHAKIKAVIPTHFHDDSLGGLMAFHKNGIPSYSYVKTIELARENNFVIPENGFNDSVVLKVGDKEVMAKFFGEGHTKDNVVGYFPSENILFGGCLLKELEAGKGYLGDANVSAWSDTVEKVKKEYSHVKIVVPGHGEYGDGKLLDYTITLFKGQ, from the coding sequence ATGAAAAATACTATTAAAAATCTCTTCTTCGTATTCTTCTCTTTTTTCATTCTGAGTTGTGGCTCACAGAATAAGGAAAGTTTTAAAGCAAAGAAAATGTATGAGTCCAGCAATCTGATCATCACCCAGATTTCAGAAAATTCTTTTATCCATACTTCCTTTAAGCAAACGAATGACTTTGGGAATGTACCTTGTAATGGACTGATTGTGACAGATCATCAAGAAGCTATTGTTTTTGATACTCCTACTGATGATAAAAGTTCAGAAGAATTGATACAATGGATTAAAGGGAAGTTGCATGCAAAAATCAAAGCTGTCATTCCCACTCATTTTCATGATGACAGCTTAGGAGGATTGATGGCGTTTCACAAAAATGGCATTCCCTCTTATTCCTATGTGAAAACAATTGAATTAGCGAGAGAGAATAATTTTGTTATTCCTGAAAATGGTTTCAATGATTCTGTTGTTTTGAAAGTAGGGGACAAGGAGGTTATGGCAAAATTTTTTGGAGAAGGGCATACAAAAGATAATGTTGTTGGATATTTCCCAAGCGAAAATATTCTTTTTGGCGGATGTTTGTTGAAAGAACTAGAGGCAGGCAAAGGATATCTGGGGGATGCAAATGTTTCTGCATGGTCTGATACTGTTGAAAAAGTTAAGAAAGAATATTCCCATGTGAAAATTGTTGTTCCGGGACATGGAGAGTATGGAGATGGAAAGCTCCTTGATTATACCATTACACTGTTTAAAGGTCAATAG